The proteins below come from a single Hemitrygon akajei chromosome 2, sHemAka1.3, whole genome shotgun sequence genomic window:
- the LOC140742168 gene encoding sialidase-2-like, whose protein sequence is MFCFSTEMACSDTLGKTDLFKKSTGPGGFRIPALLHIPDSNILLAFAESRRGPKDESADLLYLRRGEYNKSSKDFQWKDAKPIQSAQLQNCRSMNPCPVYEKEKKTVFLFFIAVNRSKSERDQIDSRKNAARLCYVTSVDNGQTWSDTVNLTDNGAKTEPCIGVTINTWATFALGPGHGIQLNSGRLVIPANAHVVESDEIRVRAFTFYGEDHGDSWQIGEFISGEECGECQVVSLDQGNVSREPALIYCNARNNKANKNQYRVEAFSSDGGKTFTEGKLVTQLVEYSGGCHGSIISFPASDISNVQNYSDLKNYHTQKGGDASNFDVILFSHITNSNPRRDLAIYLCTYSGDAHTQTNPYSGDRLTWTNPWVFFPDKSAYSELAFVKLPEERNPIVTCLFEYGDNNNMISFCVLQIDDIIEKTVKKMNDTGNPEVDKCTISKCFCCCCC, encoded by the exons ATGTTCTGCTTTTCTACCGAGATGGCTTGTTCAGATACTTTGGGCAAAACCGATCTGTTCAAGAAAAGCACAGGACCGGGTGGATTTCGAATTCCTGCACTGCTCCACATTCCAGACTCAAACATACTTCTGGCCTTTGCGGAGAGCAGACGTGGCCCCAAAGATGAAAGTGCCGACCTGCTGTACCTGCGACGAGGCGAATATAATAAATCTTCAAAAGATTTTCAG TGGAAGGATGCAAAACCTATCCAGTCTGCACAACTACAGAATTGCCGATCCATGAATCCTTGTCCCGTCtatgagaaagaaaagaaaacagtCTTTCTCTTCTTCATTGCAGTCAATCGATCAAAGTCAGAGAGAGATCAAATCGACAGTAGAAAAAACGCCGCACGACTTTGTTATGTTACTAGTGTCGACAATGGACAGACGTGGAGTGACACTGTAAATCTAACAGACAACGGTGCCAAAACAGAGCCTTGTATAGGTGTCACCATCAATACATGGGCAACATTTGCTCTGGGTCCAGGCCATGGCATTCAGCTAAACAGTGGCCGTCTTGTTATCCCGGCCAATGCTCATGTGGTAGAGTCCGATGAAATCAGGGTACGGGCTTTCACTTTCTATGGAGAAGATCATGGGGATTCCTGGCAAATTGGTGAATTTATatctggggaggagtgtggggaaTGTCAGGTGGTGTCATTGGATCAAGGCAATGTATCCAGGGAGCCGGCTTTAATATATTGCAATGCTCGGAACAATAAAGCAAATAAGAATCAGTATCGGGTGGAAGCCTTCAGTAGTGATGGTGGAAAAACCTTCACAGAAGGGAAACTGGTGACACAGCTGGTTGAATATTCAGGAGGTTGCCATGGCAGTATCATCAGTTTTCCTGCCTCAGACATTTCAAATGTCCAAAACTATTCCGACCTTAAAAATTACCACACTCAAAAGGGAGGTGATGCTTCAAATTTTGACGTTATATTGTTCTCACACATCACAAACTCCAACCCACGGAGGGATTTAGCAATTTACCTTTGTACTTATTCTGGTGACGCTCACACCCAGACAAATCCTTATTCTGGTGACCGTCTTACCTGGACAAACCCTTGGGTCTTTTTCCCTGATAAAAGTGCCTACTCAGAACTGGCATTTGTTAAACTTCCTGAGGAAAGAAATCCTATTGTTACTTGTTTGTTTGAATATGGAGATAATAACAATATGATCTCATTTTGTGTTTTGCAAATTGATGATATTATTGAGAAAACTGTAAAGAAAATGAATGATACTGGGAATCCAGAAGTAGACAAATGCACAATTAGCAAATGcttttgttgttgctgctgctag